In Rahnella aquatilis CIP 78.65 = ATCC 33071, one DNA window encodes the following:
- a CDS encoding ABC transporter permease: MTTLTRFFPGDRIIRLQLLIIVAVAVLFSFTLGGSFYSIGNFQSISSQLPILGMLALGMGITMLTGGINLSVIAGANACSLAMAAILVAHPDQPQYFVLAMLAGLAVAVIIGVLNGALIAYIGVSPILATLGTMTLIAGLNILLTNGAVISGFPAAIQYLSNGSLLGIPVALLLFLLVALLLWVLLEHTTLGRSLYLMGSNEQATRFSGVNTHKVTIAVYVLSALLGWGAALLMMSKFNSAKAGYGDSYLLVTILASVLGGINPDGGFGRVIGLVLALIVLQMLESGLNLMGVSSYLTMALWGGVLILFIALQNRKS; this comes from the coding sequence ATGACAACCTTAACCCGATTCTTCCCCGGCGACCGCATCATCCGCTTGCAGTTGCTGATCATCGTTGCCGTTGCCGTATTGTTCTCGTTCACGCTGGGCGGCAGTTTTTACAGCATCGGCAATTTCCAGTCGATCTCTTCGCAGTTGCCGATTCTGGGCATGCTGGCGCTGGGGATGGGCATCACCATGCTCACCGGCGGTATCAACCTTTCGGTCATTGCCGGTGCCAATGCCTGTTCGCTGGCAATGGCGGCCATTCTGGTGGCACATCCGGATCAGCCGCAATATTTCGTGCTGGCGATGCTCGCCGGTCTGGCTGTGGCGGTGATCATTGGCGTACTTAATGGCGCGCTGATTGCGTATATCGGCGTATCACCGATTCTGGCGACGCTCGGCACCATGACGCTGATTGCCGGGCTGAATATTCTGCTGACCAACGGGGCCGTCATTTCCGGCTTCCCGGCGGCAATCCAGTATCTCAGTAACGGCAGCCTGCTGGGCATTCCGGTCGCCCTGCTGCTCTTCCTGCTGGTCGCGCTTTTGCTGTGGGTGTTACTCGAACACACCACGCTTGGCCGGAGCCTGTATCTGATGGGTTCCAACGAACAGGCCACACGTTTCAGCGGCGTCAATACGCACAAAGTCACCATCGCGGTGTATGTGCTTTCCGCCCTGCTCGGATGGGGCGCGGCACTGCTGATGATGTCCAAATTTAACTCGGCGAAAGCGGGCTACGGCGACTCCTATTTGCTGGTGACCATTCTGGCCTCGGTGCTTGGCGGGATTAATCCCGACGGCGGTTTCGGCCGGGTCATCGGGCTGGTACTGGCGCTGATCGTCCTGCAAATGCTGGAAAGCGGCCTGAACCTGATGGGCGTCAGCAGTTACCTGACAATGGCCCTGTGGGGCGGCGTCCTGATCCTGTTTATCGCTCTGCAAAACAGAAAATCTTAA